GGGCACGGAATCGACGATTGACGCTGTGGAAATGGGCGTGAACCTCAAGCTCGAGCACATGACATTGTATGTGTTCAGCTCGGAAAACTGGGGCCGCCCGTCCAAGGAAGTGGATTACCTGATGAACCTCCTCATCGAGATGGTGGTCAAAGAAATCCCCGACCTTATGGCCAAGAACGTGAAGCTTACGGTTATCGGTAACATGAACCGCATTCCCGAAAAGCCTCGTGCAAGCCTCCAGTCCGCTATTGATATTACAGCAAACAATACGGGCATGCAGTTGAACCTCGCCATTTCTTACGGTGGCAGGCAAGAAATTGTAGAAGCTACGAAGTCTATCGCTTCGCAGGTGGCTGCTGGCACGCTCAAGGTTGATGAAATCGACGAAACTTTATTTGCAAAGAATCTCTATTTGAAGGGCGCTCCCGATCCGGACTTGGTTATCCGTACCGGTGGAGAATTCAGACTTTCGAACTACCTGCTTTGGCAGGCGGCTTACAGCGAGTTCTATGTGACGGACACGCTTTGGCCGGACTTCACTAAGGAAGAGTTCATGAAGGCCGTTGAATTTTTCAATACTCGCGAACGTCGTTTTGGAAAGGTATTGCATGAGTAACTTGACACAGCGCTTGATTACCGCATTCATCGCTATTCCGATTGTTTTTGGATGCTTGTGGTATAACGATTTTAGCCGCATTGGACTGATGTGCTTTTTGAGCGCTGTGGGCGCCTGGGAATGGGCCCGCATGGCATCGAAGATGTACAAGGGTCCGGACATGCGTTACCTCTCGTTTGCATCGTCTTTGGCTTTGACGCTTGCGTGGGCGCTTTCGAAGGGTGGCTATTTTGGACTCCCGGCTGTGCCTTACGTTGTCGGCATGACGTTCCTCGCCATTTTTGCGATTTACATTGGCGTTGCTTACGCAAAGGTTGAAATCGACCACTTGTTCCCGTGGCTCGTGATGCAGCTCGGCGCTCCGCTGTATGTGGGGCTCTGGGGTGGCATGAATGTGCTCATGATGGGCAACGGCCAGGGCTTTGAACATTGCTACCCGTTCATTCTCGTGATGACTGCAGTGTGGCTCTGTGATACGGTCGCGTATTTCTTTGGCAAGTTTGCTGCGGGCAAGGGACCGTTTGGCCGTCATTTGTTTGCGCCGAGCATTAGCCCCAAGAAAACTTGGGAAGGCTCGATTGCTGGCTCCATCGCAACGATTGCATGGGTTGCGTACTGGGTTAAGTGCAGCGCTTCGCTCAGCTCTTTCGAAATGAATTTCACTTGGACATCGGCAATCGTCATTGGCCTCCTCATTACAGTAGCTGGTCAGGTGGGCGACCTCTTGATGTCTGCTCTCAAGCGCTGGAGCGGCACGAAGGATTCCGGGAACTTGTTTGTCGGGCACGGTGGCGTGCTTGACCGTTGCGACTCGTTCCTTCTCGCAGCACCTGCTCTATACATCTTCATGGATTTCTTGAAGAGCGTTGTGTAAAAACAAAAGCGCTACGCAAAAGCATTGAAAAGACCGTAACTGATTCTCTCAGTTACGGTCTTGTTTTTTTTTGCAAGGTTTAAGTTCTTGATTATCTTTTGGGGGTTGACGGCTTCTTGCCTCCCATGCCGTGCTCCTCCATGTAAATGGCGAGGTAGTCAATAACGCCGGAATCTGCGCCTTTGACCGGAACATAGCGCAAGCTGTAGTCTGCCCCGATGATGATGGCAAGCCCGGCGATGTAATTAATCCAGTGGTAATCTTCATGGTACTTCAAGGCGACTTTGCCTTTGGAGCCGAACACGGCGAGCGGCATGACGAAAATGTCGTGCGAGACCATGATGCTTACGCGTTTCCACTTGGGTAAATTCTTGAGGATGACTTTCTGTATGAATTCTTCGGCGCGTGGGGTGAGTTCGTAAAGCGCGTCTGTGTAGCCGCCTTCGTAAGCCCAGTGGGCCATGAGTTCGACAGAACCGCCTTGCATGCCAAGCTTTGTCCCGTATGCGGAAAGTTCGTCGGCGGAGATTTTCAGAAACCAGTTCCCGGTAATATCGTAGTTCGTGATGAGCTTTGGAAGGCTTGCTTCTCCACGGCCTTTTGAAATGTTGTTTGCTGTCTCGTTGGTGCGCACGAATCCCGAAGTGATGTAACTAAATTCTTCGTCGCTCTTGAGCGTGGTACCTAAATTTTGGGCCATTTTTACGCCGTTAGCGGTGAGTTCCGTTTCTATGGCGACATTGTCTTCGCGCTCGGAATGTCGAATGATGAAGACTGCTTTTTCGTTTGCGGTAAGACTCTTGTAGACGTCGGCGACAGTTGCAAAACCGTTCTCGTCAAGCGAAATCTCTTTTGCTGGTAGCGATGTTTGCGAGGAACTGGAAGATTTTGCTACATCTGAAGACGAAGAAACTGGCGTCTCTTGCGATGATGAAATTGCGGATGAACTTGTTTGAACTGCAGAAGACGAAGACCGCCGATGACTGCTTCGTGATGAACTGGAAAATTGTTTTTGCCCGCTTGACAATGAACTTTGTTGAATGGCTGAACTTGATGGCTCGACGGTTGCAGTCTCCGATGACGATTGCTCCTCAATTGTTGTAGTTGTGGAAGAGGATGAAGCGGTGCTTTCAGGAGCTGTTGTGGATGTGGCATTGTCACAGGCTGAAAGCATCGCCGTGTATGCGATTGCGGCGAACAAGGGATAAGCCGCAATCGCGCAGAGCACGCTTTGTGTAGGTTTATTCATTTACGAACCCCACTGGTAATCGCCGGCTTCATAGACTGGATTTTCTCCGTTGAAGCCGCGTGGGCGCTTGATTTTATCATCGAATAAAGTCTTATTGAAAATGCGGAAGTCGCCACGTTCATAGCTCTGGAATGAAATGTGACAGAAAATGGGGCCCGCCGGCATGTATTCGCTGAAGCTCATGGTGCGTTCGCCCGCCGTGTAAAGGTAGTTGAAATACTTGCCGTTTAAAACGATGTGAAGACCGATATTTCCGACGGTGAACCAGCGCCCTTTGGCGAGAATGTTTTCGTGGTGGGTGTCGTCGTAGTCCATGACGACAAATTCTGCATCGCCGCTCTTGTCTAAGTGGAAGCGGTACTTATGGTTTCCGCCACAGCAACGCCCGTCGAAAAACCACGTGTATCCGCTTGCGGCTGCAATGCGCGGGTCGCGAACGCTTGTGTCGGGGTGGGCGAGTTGCTCGTCTGTGACGATGCGTTCGGGTTCTACAGCGGCGATAAGCTGTGCTAAAGTCTTGGGATTGCTTACGGTCGGGAGACTTACTTTATTCTTGGCTTCGTTTGCGGCTCGCCTGTACAGACGGTATGGAATGCCGTCATCGCTAATCATTGTGAGTTCATCTTCGCTGAACACGTAGTAAGCGTAAGTCTTTGTGCCGCTCTTGGTGACAACGTTAAAACTGCGGTTGTTGAGCGTGTACCATTGTCCTGAAACATTCGGGAATCCGGACACGGCCGCTATCCCGTCTTCGTTGATGATTACGGTGTAGTCGTCGCTGATCCAGGCTTCTTCTGCGGCGGTAATTAAGCGGCAGTCGCGATTCTTGTCGC
This genomic stretch from Fibrobacter sp. UWB16 harbors:
- a CDS encoding histidine phosphatase family protein, which produces MNKPTQSVLCAIAAYPLFAAIAYTAMLSACDNATSTTAPESTASSSSTTTTIEEQSSSETATVEPSSSAIQQSSLSSGQKQFSSSSRSSHRRSSSSAVQTSSSAISSSQETPVSSSSDVAKSSSSSQTSLPAKEISLDENGFATVADVYKSLTANEKAVFIIRHSEREDNVAIETELTANGVKMAQNLGTTLKSDEEFSYITSGFVRTNETANNISKGRGEASLPKLITNYDITGNWFLKISADELSAYGTKLGMQGGSVELMAHWAYEGGYTDALYELTPRAEEFIQKVILKNLPKWKRVSIMVSHDIFVMPLAVFGSKGKVALKYHEDYHWINYIAGLAIIIGADYSLRYVPVKGADSGVIDYLAIYMEEHGMGGKKPSTPKR
- a CDS encoding phosphatidate cytidylyltransferase, encoding MSNLTQRLITAFIAIPIVFGCLWYNDFSRIGLMCFLSAVGAWEWARMASKMYKGPDMRYLSFASSLALTLAWALSKGGYFGLPAVPYVVGMTFLAIFAIYIGVAYAKVEIDHLFPWLVMQLGAPLYVGLWGGMNVLMMGNGQGFEHCYPFILVMTAVWLCDTVAYFFGKFAAGKGPFGRHLFAPSISPKKTWEGSIAGSIATIAWVAYWVKCSASLSSFEMNFTWTSAIVIGLLITVAGQVGDLLMSALKRWSGTKDSGNLFVGHGGVLDRCDSFLLAAPALYIFMDFLKSVV
- a CDS encoding isoprenyl transferase, with translation MANQLRHVAIIMDGNGRWARSRGLERFLGHRKGTESTIDAVEMGVNLKLEHMTLYVFSSENWGRPSKEVDYLMNLLIEMVVKEIPDLMAKNVKLTVIGNMNRIPEKPRASLQSAIDITANNTGMQLNLAISYGGRQEIVEATKSIASQVAAGTLKVDEIDETLFAKNLYLKGAPDPDLVIRTGGEFRLSNYLLWQAAYSEFYVTDTLWPDFTKEEFMKAVEFFNTRERRFGKVLHE